ATTGTAACCTAATGGATTCCCACTCGAAGCACCAATCGAAGCAAGGAATACTTGATTCCTACGAACGTATAAAACAACTTCCTTCACATTCTTCATCTATTTACCTTAAAAAGCGCTCCTACGAATCAATCATCGGGTGTTTATCTGTAATCAATCTACCCAATCAAGCTGAGAGTTTAATGGTAGAGATGAAGAACAAAGGACTCAAAGCTTCCATCTTTGAGTATAGATCAATAAGTTATGCATATGGAAGATTAGGCTTGTTTGAAGATATGAAAAGAGTCATAGCCTTGATGGAAAACGAAGGTTTTGAGTTAGATTTGATTATGTCAAATATGGTCCTTTCATCATTAGGGCTCCACAATGAGCTTCTGGAAATGGCCTCATGGCTGAAAAGAATGAAAAGATCAAAGACATTGTTCTCCGTTAGAACTTATAACTCGGTTTTGAATCATTGTCCTACCATAATGTCAATTGTAGAGCACCCAAAAGAGATGAAGCCAATTTCATTAGAAGAATTGCTTAAAAACTTGAAAGATGATGAATCTAGTGTAATCCAAGAGTTGGTTGACCCATTGGTTTTGGGTGAGTCAATGGAGTTGACTTCTTTAGAACTTAAGCTTGATTTACATGGGATGCATTTAGGGTCTGCTTATTTGATTCTATTACAATGGTTTGATGATCTTAGAATTAGATATGGAACAAAAAATGATGGGATTCCAAATAAGGTTACAGTTGTATGTGGTGTAGGGAAGCATAGTGTTGTGAGAGGTGAATCTCCTGTGAAAGAATTGGTTAAAGAGATGATGAGGCAAATGAAAAGTCCGTTGAAGATTGATAGAAAGAATGTTGGATGTTTTGTTGCCCATGGAAAAGTGTTCATGA
The genomic region above belongs to Lactuca sativa cultivar Salinas chromosome 4, Lsat_Salinas_v11, whole genome shotgun sequence and contains:
- the LOC111899650 gene encoding pentatricopeptide repeat-containing protein At2g17033 — encoded protein: MAMTGGGVELVHPPCFHHRSKTTSWTEQPTRLPICAALSKQGHRFLTSVATTDDPATTARLIRKFVASSSKSVALDAISHLVTPVNTSFSRLSPLAFPLYYEINKASWFNWNAKLIADVIASLHNHQRFNEAQTLISEVETKLGSKERDICNFYCNLMDSHSKHQSKQGILDSYERIKQLPSHSSSIYLKKRSYESIIGCLSVINLPNQAESLMVEMKNKGLKASIFEYRSISYAYGRLGLFEDMKRVIALMENEGFELDLIMSNMVLSSLGLHNELLEMASWLKRMKRSKTLFSVRTYNSVLNHCPTIMSIVEHPKEMKPISLEELLKNLKDDESSVIQELVDPLVLGESMELTSLELKLDLHGMHLGSAYLILLQWFDDLRIRYGTKNDGIPNKVTVVCGVGKHSVVRGESPVKELVKEMMRQMKSPLKIDRKNVGCFVAHGKVFMNWLCHSFPT